Proteins from one Nitrobacteraceae bacterium AZCC 2146 genomic window:
- a CDS encoding TRAP-type C4-dicarboxylate transport system permease small subunit (product_source=COG3090; cog=COG3090; pfam=PF04290; superfamily=50985; transmembrane_helix_parts=Inside_1_35,TMhelix_36_58,Outside_59_77,TMhelix_78_97,Inside_98_117,TMhelix_118_140,Outside_141_154,TMhelix_155_174,Inside_175_197) yields MTTVLPATPESLNAAAPAPLRMLLDGIDRLGRLDGWIGGGCLLTLTLLMLAEVATRFLSNFLPFFPPTISIAWEYSSYLMAASFTFGAAMTLRVGGHIRVVILLKNAPAPIRRALEILSALAGFVFMAFLTSSMVKFAWGSFTRGQLSTSSDTPLWFPQAVVTFGMLLLTLQFLARAIQAALGLPLEDHRMKASPVE; encoded by the coding sequence GTGACGACGGTTTTGCCTGCTACTCCGGAGAGCCTCAACGCGGCAGCGCCAGCGCCGCTGCGCATGCTGCTCGACGGGATCGATCGACTCGGCCGGCTCGACGGCTGGATCGGCGGCGGTTGCCTGCTGACGCTGACGCTGCTGATGCTTGCCGAAGTCGCAACGCGTTTTTTGTCGAATTTTCTGCCGTTCTTTCCTCCGACGATCTCGATCGCCTGGGAGTATTCCTCCTATCTGATGGCGGCATCATTCACCTTCGGCGCCGCCATGACGCTGCGCGTCGGCGGCCATATCCGTGTCGTGATTCTCCTGAAGAACGCACCGGCGCCGATCCGGCGCGCGCTCGAGATCCTCTCGGCGCTCGCCGGCTTCGTCTTCATGGCGTTCCTGACCTCGTCGATGGTCAAGTTCGCCTGGGGATCCTTCACGCGCGGGCAGTTGTCGACGTCGAGCGATACGCCGCTGTGGTTTCCGCAGGCCGTCGTCACCTTCGGGATGCTGCTGCTGACGCTGCAGTTCCTGGCGCGCGCCATCCAGGCGGCGCTCGGGCTGCCGCTAGAGGATCATCGCATGA